One genomic region from Prionailurus bengalensis isolate Pbe53 chromosome C1, Fcat_Pben_1.1_paternal_pri, whole genome shotgun sequence encodes:
- the KIAA1522 gene encoding uncharacterized protein KIAA1522 homolog isoform X2, with the protein MAARAPPAAPAADEPGGPGGPPRRKKSRSGASGLRRAFSWLRGKRRKKKAAGAEGAEPAAPRAKKADDKARRAKGKGRGSAKAESDKRLSVGSGQGPGSVVDEHQDNVFFPSGRPPHLEELHTQAQEGLRSLQHQEKQKLNKGGWDHGDTQSIQSSRMGPDEDSISFCSQTTSYTAESSTAEDALSIRSEMIQRKGSTFRPHDSFSKSSGKSGRRRRERRSTVLGLPQHVQKELGLRNEREAPGTPRPPGPRDAVRIPTVDGRPAGPASGTGARVSLQALEARAQAGAEAEAMLQRHIDRVYRDDTLVGRSTGARPPPVTRPMSLAVPGLTGGAGPPEPLSPAMSISPQATYLSKLIPHAVLPPTVDVVALGRCSLRTLSRCSLLSASPASVRSLGRFSSASSPRPRSRHPSSSSDTWSHSQSSETIVSDGSTLSSKGGSEGQPEGSLASSSAAPPPQAGSGRGSPSGGSTADASDTVSVRSSGQLSGRSVSLRKLKRPPPPPRRTYSLHQRGSAAPDGPLGLPPRPERKQQQQLPRPPTTGGAEGTGAAPCPSNSAGTWVPGLSPGGSRRPPRSPERTLSPSSGYSSQSGTPTLPPKGLTGAPASPGKAQPPKPERVTSLRSPGASVSSSLTSLCSSSSDPAPSDRSGAQMSTALGDRFAIPPHPKVPAPFSPPPSKSKSPKQAAPAPATPAVVPGPVSTADVSPEPPPTPQTSLTPPQESPSAPKDQSPPPSPPPSYHPPPPPTKKPEVVEAPSAPETAEEPLQDPNWPPPPPPAPEVQDLSMADFPPPEEAFFSVAGPEPAGPSGPPEPVRSLAASSFSVAVSSQSQLHGSPDPPPAPPAPPPAGSVSGLLAKLPRKEPVGCSKGSGVPREDAGAPLVTPSLLQMVRLRSVGAPAAAATPASGPSAPQKPLRRALSGRASPAPAPSSGLHAAVQLKASGLAASKDPASAQPNGPPEVEPRSPQSPASMASFIFSRGTKKLQLERPVSPETQADLQRNLVAELRNISEQWPPQAPKKPPKAPPPVARKPSVGVPPSTSPSFPRAESLTAPPTNGLHAEDRTKGELAENGSVMQLVGLEEQKLGPPGSDPQKELV; encoded by the exons GCTCTGCCAAGGCTGAGAGTGACAAACGTCTAAGTGTGGGGTCCGGCCAGGGGCCAGGGTCTGTAGTGGATGAGCACCAGGACAATGTCTTCTTCCCCAGTGGGCGACCGCCTCACCTCGAAGAGCTGCACACGCAGGCCCAGGAGGGGCTCCGTTCCCTCCAGCACCAAG aaaaacagaaactgaaTAAAGGTGGTTGGGACCATGGAGACACCCAGAGCATCCAG TCCTCCCGGATGGGGCCAGATGAAGACAGCATCTCTTTCTGCAGCCAGACCACATCCTACACGGCTGAGAGCTCCACAGCAGAGGACGCTCTCTCCATCCGCTCAGAGATGATCCAGCGCAAAG GGTCCACCTTCCGACCCCATGACTCATTTTCCAAATCGTCCGGGAAGTCGGGGCGGCGAAGGCGCGAGAGGCGGAGCACGGTGCTGGGACTGCCGCAGCACGTGCAGAAGGAACTCG GTCTGCGGAACGAGCGTGAGGCACCAGGTACCCCTCGGCCTCCTGGTCCTCGGGATGCCGTCCGCATCCCCACGGTGGATGGCCGTCCAGCGGGCCCGGCCTCAGGGACAGGGGCCCGGGTGTCCCTGCAGGCGCTGGAGGCACGGGCCCAGGCCGGTGCCGAGGCCGAGGCCATGCTGCAGCGCCACATCGACCGCGTCTACCGGGATGACACCCTCGTTGGGCGGTCCACAGGAGCCCGGCCCCCGCCAGTGACACGGCCCATGTCCTTAGCGGTGCCCGGACtgacaggaggggcagggcctccAGAACCCCTGAGCCCAGCCATGTCCATCTCGCCCCAGGCCACCTACTTGTCAAAACTGATTCCGCATGCTGTCTTGCCGCCCACGGTGGACGTGGTGGCCCTGGGCCGCTGCAGCCTGCGCACACTGAGCCGCTGCAGCCTGCTGTCGGCCAGCCCGGCCTCTGTCCGCTCGCTGGGCCGCTTCTCCTCGGCCTCCAGCCCGCGGCCCCGCAGCCgccatccttcctcctccagtGACACCTGGAGCCACTCTCAGTCCTCTGAGACCATTGTGTCTGATGGCTCTACCCTCTCCTCTAAGGGTGGCTCTGAGGGTCAGCCCGAGGGCTCTCTGGCTAGCAGTAGCgcggcaccccctccccaggcgGGCAGTGGGAGGGGCTCTCCCAGCGGGGGCAGCACCGCCGATGCCTCCGACACTGTCAGCGTTCGGAGCAGTGGGCAGCTGTCCGGCCGGAGCGTGTCCCTCCGTAAGCTGAAGaggccccccccacctccccgccggACCTACTCACTCCATCAGCGGGGCTCAGCAGCACCCGATGGGCCCTTGGGGTTGCCGCCCAGGCCTGAGCGGAAGCAGCAGCAACAGCTGCCTCGGCCACCCACCACTGGTGGGGCAGAAGGGACGGGGGCAGCTCCGTGTCCCTCCAACTCagcaggcacctgggtgcctgGCTTGTCTCCAGGTGGCTCCCGGCGTCCCCCACGCTCCCCAGAACGGACGCTCTCACCCTCCAGTGGGTACTCGAGCCAAAGTGGTACTCCTACCCTCCCTCCTAAGGGTCTAACAGGGGCCCCTGCTTCCCCAGGCAAGGCCCAACCCCCTAAACCAGAACGTGTCACTTCCCTTCGTTCCCCTGGggcctctgtctcttcttccctcACATCTCTATGTTCCTCATCCTCTGACCCAGCCCCCTCAGACCGGTCTGGTGCACAGATGTCGACTGCCCTGGGTGACAGGTTTGCCATACCTCCTCACCCCAAGGTGCCCgcccctttctccccacccccttccaagTCCAAGAGTCCTAAACAAGCTGCCCCCGCTCCTGCCACTCCTGCTGTGGTCCCCGGGCCGGTCTCTACTGCTGATGTGAGTCCCGAGCCCCCACCAACTCCGCAGACCTCCCTGACCCCGCCACAGGAGTCACCCAGTGCCCCCAAAGACCAGTCACCCCCACCGTCCCCACCTCCATCTTATcatcctcccccaccacccactAAGAAGCCTGAGGTCGTTGAGGCCCCATCTGCCCCAGAGACTGCTGAGGAGCCCCTCCAAGACCCCAActggcccccacccccgcctcctgcACCGGAGGTGCAGGACCTTTCCATGGCTGACTTCCCCCCACCTGAGGAGGCCTTTTTCTCTGTGGCTGGCCCTGAGCCTGCAGGCCCTTCAGGCCCCCCAGAGCCTGTTAGATCCCTGGCTGCTTCATCCTTCTCAGTTGCTGTCTCTTCCCAGAGCCAGCTTCACGGTTCCCCAGACCCTCCTCCGGCTCCaccagccccacctccagctgGTTCTGTCTCGGGGCTTTTGGCCAAGCTCCCACGGAAGGAACCGGTGGGCTGCAGCAAAGGCAGCGGGGTTCCCAGGGAGGATGCTGGCGCACCCCTGGTCACGCCCTCACTCCTGCAGATGGTTCGGCTGCGCTCTGTGGGCGCTCCTGCGGCTGCTGCAACCCCGGCCTCCGGGCCGTCAGCCCCCCAGAAGCCGCTACGAAGGGCCCTGTCAGGGCGGGCCAGCCCAGCGCCTGCCCCCTCCTCAGGGCTCCATGCTGCTGTCCAACTCAAGGCCTCCGGTCTGGCTGCCAGCAAGGACCCTGCGAGTGCCCAGCCCAATGGACCGCCTGAGGTGGAGCCACGGTCTCCCCAGTCCCCTGCCTCTATGGCCAGCTTCATATTCTCCAGGGGCACCAAGAAGCTGCAGCTGGAGAGGCCAGTGTCCCCTGAGACCCAGGCTGACCTCCAGCGGAATCTGGTGGCTGAACTTCGGAACATCTCAGAGCAGTGGCCACCCCAAGCCCCAAAGAAGCCACCTAAAGCTCCCCCACCCGTGGCTCGCAAGCCCTCTGTGGGAGTCCCGCCATCCACCTCGCCCAGCTTTCCTCGGGCTGAGTCCCTTACTGCTCCTCCCACcaacgggctccatgctgaagaCAGGACTAAGGGGGAGCTGGCGGAGAATGGAAGTGTCATGCAGCTGGTGGGCCTGGAGGAGCAGAAGCTGGGCCCACCTGGCTCAG ACCCACAGAAAGAGCTGGTCTGA
- the KIAA1522 gene encoding uncharacterized protein KIAA1522 homolog isoform X1 produces the protein MGNSHHKRKAPSGPRARSFWRFGRSAKRPAGSAKAESDKRLSVGSGQGPGSVVDEHQDNVFFPSGRPPHLEELHTQAQEGLRSLQHQEKQKLNKGGWDHGDTQSIQSSRMGPDEDSISFCSQTTSYTAESSTAEDALSIRSEMIQRKGSTFRPHDSFSKSSGKSGRRRRERRSTVLGLPQHVQKELGLRNEREAPGTPRPPGPRDAVRIPTVDGRPAGPASGTGARVSLQALEARAQAGAEAEAMLQRHIDRVYRDDTLVGRSTGARPPPVTRPMSLAVPGLTGGAGPPEPLSPAMSISPQATYLSKLIPHAVLPPTVDVVALGRCSLRTLSRCSLLSASPASVRSLGRFSSASSPRPRSRHPSSSSDTWSHSQSSETIVSDGSTLSSKGGSEGQPEGSLASSSAAPPPQAGSGRGSPSGGSTADASDTVSVRSSGQLSGRSVSLRKLKRPPPPPRRTYSLHQRGSAAPDGPLGLPPRPERKQQQQLPRPPTTGGAEGTGAAPCPSNSAGTWVPGLSPGGSRRPPRSPERTLSPSSGYSSQSGTPTLPPKGLTGAPASPGKAQPPKPERVTSLRSPGASVSSSLTSLCSSSSDPAPSDRSGAQMSTALGDRFAIPPHPKVPAPFSPPPSKSKSPKQAAPAPATPAVVPGPVSTADVSPEPPPTPQTSLTPPQESPSAPKDQSPPPSPPPSYHPPPPPTKKPEVVEAPSAPETAEEPLQDPNWPPPPPPAPEVQDLSMADFPPPEEAFFSVAGPEPAGPSGPPEPVRSLAASSFSVAVSSQSQLHGSPDPPPAPPAPPPAGSVSGLLAKLPRKEPVGCSKGSGVPREDAGAPLVTPSLLQMVRLRSVGAPAAAATPASGPSAPQKPLRRALSGRASPAPAPSSGLHAAVQLKASGLAASKDPASAQPNGPPEVEPRSPQSPASMASFIFSRGTKKLQLERPVSPETQADLQRNLVAELRNISEQWPPQAPKKPPKAPPPVARKPSVGVPPSTSPSFPRAESLTAPPTNGLHAEDRTKGELAENGSVMQLVGLEEQKLGPPGSDPQKELV, from the exons GCTCTGCCAAGGCTGAGAGTGACAAACGTCTAAGTGTGGGGTCCGGCCAGGGGCCAGGGTCTGTAGTGGATGAGCACCAGGACAATGTCTTCTTCCCCAGTGGGCGACCGCCTCACCTCGAAGAGCTGCACACGCAGGCCCAGGAGGGGCTCCGTTCCCTCCAGCACCAAG aaaaacagaaactgaaTAAAGGTGGTTGGGACCATGGAGACACCCAGAGCATCCAG TCCTCCCGGATGGGGCCAGATGAAGACAGCATCTCTTTCTGCAGCCAGACCACATCCTACACGGCTGAGAGCTCCACAGCAGAGGACGCTCTCTCCATCCGCTCAGAGATGATCCAGCGCAAAG GGTCCACCTTCCGACCCCATGACTCATTTTCCAAATCGTCCGGGAAGTCGGGGCGGCGAAGGCGCGAGAGGCGGAGCACGGTGCTGGGACTGCCGCAGCACGTGCAGAAGGAACTCG GTCTGCGGAACGAGCGTGAGGCACCAGGTACCCCTCGGCCTCCTGGTCCTCGGGATGCCGTCCGCATCCCCACGGTGGATGGCCGTCCAGCGGGCCCGGCCTCAGGGACAGGGGCCCGGGTGTCCCTGCAGGCGCTGGAGGCACGGGCCCAGGCCGGTGCCGAGGCCGAGGCCATGCTGCAGCGCCACATCGACCGCGTCTACCGGGATGACACCCTCGTTGGGCGGTCCACAGGAGCCCGGCCCCCGCCAGTGACACGGCCCATGTCCTTAGCGGTGCCCGGACtgacaggaggggcagggcctccAGAACCCCTGAGCCCAGCCATGTCCATCTCGCCCCAGGCCACCTACTTGTCAAAACTGATTCCGCATGCTGTCTTGCCGCCCACGGTGGACGTGGTGGCCCTGGGCCGCTGCAGCCTGCGCACACTGAGCCGCTGCAGCCTGCTGTCGGCCAGCCCGGCCTCTGTCCGCTCGCTGGGCCGCTTCTCCTCGGCCTCCAGCCCGCGGCCCCGCAGCCgccatccttcctcctccagtGACACCTGGAGCCACTCTCAGTCCTCTGAGACCATTGTGTCTGATGGCTCTACCCTCTCCTCTAAGGGTGGCTCTGAGGGTCAGCCCGAGGGCTCTCTGGCTAGCAGTAGCgcggcaccccctccccaggcgGGCAGTGGGAGGGGCTCTCCCAGCGGGGGCAGCACCGCCGATGCCTCCGACACTGTCAGCGTTCGGAGCAGTGGGCAGCTGTCCGGCCGGAGCGTGTCCCTCCGTAAGCTGAAGaggccccccccacctccccgccggACCTACTCACTCCATCAGCGGGGCTCAGCAGCACCCGATGGGCCCTTGGGGTTGCCGCCCAGGCCTGAGCGGAAGCAGCAGCAACAGCTGCCTCGGCCACCCACCACTGGTGGGGCAGAAGGGACGGGGGCAGCTCCGTGTCCCTCCAACTCagcaggcacctgggtgcctgGCTTGTCTCCAGGTGGCTCCCGGCGTCCCCCACGCTCCCCAGAACGGACGCTCTCACCCTCCAGTGGGTACTCGAGCCAAAGTGGTACTCCTACCCTCCCTCCTAAGGGTCTAACAGGGGCCCCTGCTTCCCCAGGCAAGGCCCAACCCCCTAAACCAGAACGTGTCACTTCCCTTCGTTCCCCTGGggcctctgtctcttcttccctcACATCTCTATGTTCCTCATCCTCTGACCCAGCCCCCTCAGACCGGTCTGGTGCACAGATGTCGACTGCCCTGGGTGACAGGTTTGCCATACCTCCTCACCCCAAGGTGCCCgcccctttctccccacccccttccaagTCCAAGAGTCCTAAACAAGCTGCCCCCGCTCCTGCCACTCCTGCTGTGGTCCCCGGGCCGGTCTCTACTGCTGATGTGAGTCCCGAGCCCCCACCAACTCCGCAGACCTCCCTGACCCCGCCACAGGAGTCACCCAGTGCCCCCAAAGACCAGTCACCCCCACCGTCCCCACCTCCATCTTATcatcctcccccaccacccactAAGAAGCCTGAGGTCGTTGAGGCCCCATCTGCCCCAGAGACTGCTGAGGAGCCCCTCCAAGACCCCAActggcccccacccccgcctcctgcACCGGAGGTGCAGGACCTTTCCATGGCTGACTTCCCCCCACCTGAGGAGGCCTTTTTCTCTGTGGCTGGCCCTGAGCCTGCAGGCCCTTCAGGCCCCCCAGAGCCTGTTAGATCCCTGGCTGCTTCATCCTTCTCAGTTGCTGTCTCTTCCCAGAGCCAGCTTCACGGTTCCCCAGACCCTCCTCCGGCTCCaccagccccacctccagctgGTTCTGTCTCGGGGCTTTTGGCCAAGCTCCCACGGAAGGAACCGGTGGGCTGCAGCAAAGGCAGCGGGGTTCCCAGGGAGGATGCTGGCGCACCCCTGGTCACGCCCTCACTCCTGCAGATGGTTCGGCTGCGCTCTGTGGGCGCTCCTGCGGCTGCTGCAACCCCGGCCTCCGGGCCGTCAGCCCCCCAGAAGCCGCTACGAAGGGCCCTGTCAGGGCGGGCCAGCCCAGCGCCTGCCCCCTCCTCAGGGCTCCATGCTGCTGTCCAACTCAAGGCCTCCGGTCTGGCTGCCAGCAAGGACCCTGCGAGTGCCCAGCCCAATGGACCGCCTGAGGTGGAGCCACGGTCTCCCCAGTCCCCTGCCTCTATGGCCAGCTTCATATTCTCCAGGGGCACCAAGAAGCTGCAGCTGGAGAGGCCAGTGTCCCCTGAGACCCAGGCTGACCTCCAGCGGAATCTGGTGGCTGAACTTCGGAACATCTCAGAGCAGTGGCCACCCCAAGCCCCAAAGAAGCCACCTAAAGCTCCCCCACCCGTGGCTCGCAAGCCCTCTGTGGGAGTCCCGCCATCCACCTCGCCCAGCTTTCCTCGGGCTGAGTCCCTTACTGCTCCTCCCACcaacgggctccatgctgaagaCAGGACTAAGGGGGAGCTGGCGGAGAATGGAAGTGTCATGCAGCTGGTGGGCCTGGAGGAGCAGAAGCTGGGCCCACCTGGCTCAG ACCCACAGAAAGAGCTGGTCTGA
- the KIAA1522 gene encoding uncharacterized protein KIAA1522 homolog isoform X3: protein MVVFLGRRLPVLLGLFKKKGSAKAESDKRLSVGSGQGPGSVVDEHQDNVFFPSGRPPHLEELHTQAQEGLRSLQHQEKQKLNKGGWDHGDTQSIQSSRMGPDEDSISFCSQTTSYTAESSTAEDALSIRSEMIQRKGSTFRPHDSFSKSSGKSGRRRRERRSTVLGLPQHVQKELGLRNEREAPGTPRPPGPRDAVRIPTVDGRPAGPASGTGARVSLQALEARAQAGAEAEAMLQRHIDRVYRDDTLVGRSTGARPPPVTRPMSLAVPGLTGGAGPPEPLSPAMSISPQATYLSKLIPHAVLPPTVDVVALGRCSLRTLSRCSLLSASPASVRSLGRFSSASSPRPRSRHPSSSSDTWSHSQSSETIVSDGSTLSSKGGSEGQPEGSLASSSAAPPPQAGSGRGSPSGGSTADASDTVSVRSSGQLSGRSVSLRKLKRPPPPPRRTYSLHQRGSAAPDGPLGLPPRPERKQQQQLPRPPTTGGAEGTGAAPCPSNSAGTWVPGLSPGGSRRPPRSPERTLSPSSGYSSQSGTPTLPPKGLTGAPASPGKAQPPKPERVTSLRSPGASVSSSLTSLCSSSSDPAPSDRSGAQMSTALGDRFAIPPHPKVPAPFSPPPSKSKSPKQAAPAPATPAVVPGPVSTADVSPEPPPTPQTSLTPPQESPSAPKDQSPPPSPPPSYHPPPPPTKKPEVVEAPSAPETAEEPLQDPNWPPPPPPAPEVQDLSMADFPPPEEAFFSVAGPEPAGPSGPPEPVRSLAASSFSVAVSSQSQLHGSPDPPPAPPAPPPAGSVSGLLAKLPRKEPVGCSKGSGVPREDAGAPLVTPSLLQMVRLRSVGAPAAAATPASGPSAPQKPLRRALSGRASPAPAPSSGLHAAVQLKASGLAASKDPASAQPNGPPEVEPRSPQSPASMASFIFSRGTKKLQLERPVSPETQADLQRNLVAELRNISEQWPPQAPKKPPKAPPPVARKPSVGVPPSTSPSFPRAESLTAPPTNGLHAEDRTKGELAENGSVMQLVGLEEQKLGPPGSDPQKELV, encoded by the exons GCTCTGCCAAGGCTGAGAGTGACAAACGTCTAAGTGTGGGGTCCGGCCAGGGGCCAGGGTCTGTAGTGGATGAGCACCAGGACAATGTCTTCTTCCCCAGTGGGCGACCGCCTCACCTCGAAGAGCTGCACACGCAGGCCCAGGAGGGGCTCCGTTCCCTCCAGCACCAAG aaaaacagaaactgaaTAAAGGTGGTTGGGACCATGGAGACACCCAGAGCATCCAG TCCTCCCGGATGGGGCCAGATGAAGACAGCATCTCTTTCTGCAGCCAGACCACATCCTACACGGCTGAGAGCTCCACAGCAGAGGACGCTCTCTCCATCCGCTCAGAGATGATCCAGCGCAAAG GGTCCACCTTCCGACCCCATGACTCATTTTCCAAATCGTCCGGGAAGTCGGGGCGGCGAAGGCGCGAGAGGCGGAGCACGGTGCTGGGACTGCCGCAGCACGTGCAGAAGGAACTCG GTCTGCGGAACGAGCGTGAGGCACCAGGTACCCCTCGGCCTCCTGGTCCTCGGGATGCCGTCCGCATCCCCACGGTGGATGGCCGTCCAGCGGGCCCGGCCTCAGGGACAGGGGCCCGGGTGTCCCTGCAGGCGCTGGAGGCACGGGCCCAGGCCGGTGCCGAGGCCGAGGCCATGCTGCAGCGCCACATCGACCGCGTCTACCGGGATGACACCCTCGTTGGGCGGTCCACAGGAGCCCGGCCCCCGCCAGTGACACGGCCCATGTCCTTAGCGGTGCCCGGACtgacaggaggggcagggcctccAGAACCCCTGAGCCCAGCCATGTCCATCTCGCCCCAGGCCACCTACTTGTCAAAACTGATTCCGCATGCTGTCTTGCCGCCCACGGTGGACGTGGTGGCCCTGGGCCGCTGCAGCCTGCGCACACTGAGCCGCTGCAGCCTGCTGTCGGCCAGCCCGGCCTCTGTCCGCTCGCTGGGCCGCTTCTCCTCGGCCTCCAGCCCGCGGCCCCGCAGCCgccatccttcctcctccagtGACACCTGGAGCCACTCTCAGTCCTCTGAGACCATTGTGTCTGATGGCTCTACCCTCTCCTCTAAGGGTGGCTCTGAGGGTCAGCCCGAGGGCTCTCTGGCTAGCAGTAGCgcggcaccccctccccaggcgGGCAGTGGGAGGGGCTCTCCCAGCGGGGGCAGCACCGCCGATGCCTCCGACACTGTCAGCGTTCGGAGCAGTGGGCAGCTGTCCGGCCGGAGCGTGTCCCTCCGTAAGCTGAAGaggccccccccacctccccgccggACCTACTCACTCCATCAGCGGGGCTCAGCAGCACCCGATGGGCCCTTGGGGTTGCCGCCCAGGCCTGAGCGGAAGCAGCAGCAACAGCTGCCTCGGCCACCCACCACTGGTGGGGCAGAAGGGACGGGGGCAGCTCCGTGTCCCTCCAACTCagcaggcacctgggtgcctgGCTTGTCTCCAGGTGGCTCCCGGCGTCCCCCACGCTCCCCAGAACGGACGCTCTCACCCTCCAGTGGGTACTCGAGCCAAAGTGGTACTCCTACCCTCCCTCCTAAGGGTCTAACAGGGGCCCCTGCTTCCCCAGGCAAGGCCCAACCCCCTAAACCAGAACGTGTCACTTCCCTTCGTTCCCCTGGggcctctgtctcttcttccctcACATCTCTATGTTCCTCATCCTCTGACCCAGCCCCCTCAGACCGGTCTGGTGCACAGATGTCGACTGCCCTGGGTGACAGGTTTGCCATACCTCCTCACCCCAAGGTGCCCgcccctttctccccacccccttccaagTCCAAGAGTCCTAAACAAGCTGCCCCCGCTCCTGCCACTCCTGCTGTGGTCCCCGGGCCGGTCTCTACTGCTGATGTGAGTCCCGAGCCCCCACCAACTCCGCAGACCTCCCTGACCCCGCCACAGGAGTCACCCAGTGCCCCCAAAGACCAGTCACCCCCACCGTCCCCACCTCCATCTTATcatcctcccccaccacccactAAGAAGCCTGAGGTCGTTGAGGCCCCATCTGCCCCAGAGACTGCTGAGGAGCCCCTCCAAGACCCCAActggcccccacccccgcctcctgcACCGGAGGTGCAGGACCTTTCCATGGCTGACTTCCCCCCACCTGAGGAGGCCTTTTTCTCTGTGGCTGGCCCTGAGCCTGCAGGCCCTTCAGGCCCCCCAGAGCCTGTTAGATCCCTGGCTGCTTCATCCTTCTCAGTTGCTGTCTCTTCCCAGAGCCAGCTTCACGGTTCCCCAGACCCTCCTCCGGCTCCaccagccccacctccagctgGTTCTGTCTCGGGGCTTTTGGCCAAGCTCCCACGGAAGGAACCGGTGGGCTGCAGCAAAGGCAGCGGGGTTCCCAGGGAGGATGCTGGCGCACCCCTGGTCACGCCCTCACTCCTGCAGATGGTTCGGCTGCGCTCTGTGGGCGCTCCTGCGGCTGCTGCAACCCCGGCCTCCGGGCCGTCAGCCCCCCAGAAGCCGCTACGAAGGGCCCTGTCAGGGCGGGCCAGCCCAGCGCCTGCCCCCTCCTCAGGGCTCCATGCTGCTGTCCAACTCAAGGCCTCCGGTCTGGCTGCCAGCAAGGACCCTGCGAGTGCCCAGCCCAATGGACCGCCTGAGGTGGAGCCACGGTCTCCCCAGTCCCCTGCCTCTATGGCCAGCTTCATATTCTCCAGGGGCACCAAGAAGCTGCAGCTGGAGAGGCCAGTGTCCCCTGAGACCCAGGCTGACCTCCAGCGGAATCTGGTGGCTGAACTTCGGAACATCTCAGAGCAGTGGCCACCCCAAGCCCCAAAGAAGCCACCTAAAGCTCCCCCACCCGTGGCTCGCAAGCCCTCTGTGGGAGTCCCGCCATCCACCTCGCCCAGCTTTCCTCGGGCTGAGTCCCTTACTGCTCCTCCCACcaacgggctccatgctgaagaCAGGACTAAGGGGGAGCTGGCGGAGAATGGAAGTGTCATGCAGCTGGTGGGCCTGGAGGAGCAGAAGCTGGGCCCACCTGGCTCAG ACCCACAGAAAGAGCTGGTCTGA